A single region of the Gossypium arboreum isolate Shixiya-1 chromosome 12, ASM2569848v2, whole genome shotgun sequence genome encodes:
- the LOC108479421 gene encoding SEC1 family transport protein SLY1-like produces MALNLRQKQTECIIRMLNLNQPVNPSGTANEEVYKILIYDKFCQNILSPLIHVKDLRKHGVTLYFLIDKDRKPVHDVPAVYFVQPNNPNIQRIVADASRSLYDSFHLNFSSSIPRPLLEDLASGTLNSDAIHRISKVHDQYLEFVTLEDNLFSLSQKSTYVQLNDPSAGDKEIEDIIERVVNGLFCVLATLAVVPIIRCPRGGPAEMVASALDQKLRDHLLSKNNLFSEGGGFVSSFQRPILCIFDRNFELSAGIQHDFRYRPLVHDILGLKLNRLSVPGEKGGMKSFELDSSDTFWMANGSLEFPEVAVEIETQLNKYKKDVDEVNKRTGGTAGAEFDGTDLIGNTKHLMNAVNSLPELTERKQVIDKHTNIATVLLGEIKERSLDAYVKKENDMMVRGGIDRNELMSVLKGKGTKIDKLRFAIMYIISSETINPSEAEAVEAALRESEVDTSAFQYVKKIKSLNVSLASANSASRSNIVDWAEKLYGQSISAVTAGMKNLLSGDKQLALTRTVEALMEGKPNPEIDSYLVFDPRAPKSSSGTSSSHLKGPFKEAIVFMIGGGNYVEYGSLQDLAQHQQPAKQVIYGTTEILTGMEFVEQLSLLGQKMGLGSSAAAAASATH; encoded by the exons ATGGCTCTCAATCTTCGCCAGAAACAAACAG AATGTATAATTCGAATGTTGAATCTGAACCAGCCTGTGAATCCCTCTGGAACTGCTAATGAAGAGGTTTACAAGATCTTgatttatgacaaattttgtcaAAATATACTGTCCCCCTTGATCCATGTTAAGGATCTACGAAAACATGGTGTTACCTTGTACTTTCTTATTGACAAGGACCGAAAGCCTGTCCACGATGTGCCTGCTGTGTATTTTGTTCAGCCTAATAATCCCAATATCCAAAGAATAGTAGCTGATGCATCCCGTTCTCTATACGATAGTTTCCATCTGAATTTTTCTTCGTCTATACCAAGGCCGCTTTTGGAGGATCTTGCTTCTGGGACTTTGAATTCCGATGCAATCCATAGGATCTCAAAGGTTCATGATCAGTATTTGGAGTTTGTGACATTGGAGGATAATTTGTTCTCTTTATCCCAGAAGTCTACTTATGTGCAATTGAATGATCCATCCGCTGGGGACAAAGAGATTGAGGATATTATAGAGAGGGTTGTTAATGGATTATTTTGTGTTTTAGCTACACTTGCAGTCGTGCCCATAATAAGATGCCCGCGTGGTGGACCAGCTGAGATGGTTGCTTCAGCATTGGATCAGAAGTTGAGGGATCATTTATTGTCAAAGAACAATTTGTTTTCTGAAGGCGGGGGTTTTGTAAGCTCATTTCAGCGTCCAATTTTGTGCATCTTTGATAGGAATTTCGAGTTATCAGCCGGAATACAACATGATTTTAGGTACCGTCCACTCGTACATGATATTCTTGGATTGAAGCTTAATAGGTTGAGTGTGCCAGGGGAGAAAGGTGGAATGAAATCGTTTGAATTGGATAGCTCCGACACATTTTGGATGGCAAATGGATCGTTGGAATTCCCTGAAGTTGCTGTTGAGATTGAGACCCAGTTGAACAAATATAAGAAGGATGTTGATGAGGTGAATAAAAGGACTGGTGGTACTGCAGGAGCTGAGTTTGATGGGACAGACTTGATTGGGAACACAAAGCACTTAATGAATGCAGTGAACTCCCTGCCTGAGCTGACAGAGCGGAAGCAGGTCATTGATAAACACACAAACATTGCAACAGTGCTTTTGGGTGAAATAAAGGAGAGGTCTCTTGACGCCTACGTAAAGAAGGAGAATGACATGATGGTGAGGGGTGGCATTGATCGAAATGAGTTGATGAGTGTACTTAAGGGAAAAGGTACCAAGATTGATAAGCTGCGTTTTGCCATAATGTATATTATCTCTTCAGAAACCATTAATCCATCAGAAGCAGAAGCAGTCGAAGCAGCACTGAGAGAATCTGAGGTTGATACAAGTGCATTTCAGTATGTGAAGAAGATCAAGTCATTGAATGTTTCATTGGCATCAGCAAATTCCGCTAGTAGAAGTAACATTGTTGATTGGGCTGAGAAGCTCTATGGTCAGTCAATCAGTGCTGTCACTGCAGGTATGAAGAACCTATTGTCTGGTGATAAGCAGCTAGCATTGACAAGGACTGTGGAAGCTTTGATGGAGGGGAAGCCAAACCCTGAAATTGATTCTTACCTTGTGTTTGATCCTCGTGCCCCAAAGTCGAGCTCTGGCACAAGTAGCAGTCATCTGAAAGGACCCTTTAAAGAAGCTATTGTTTTCATGATCGGAGGTGGAAATTACGTTGAGTACGGGAGCTTGCAAGACCTTGCCCAACATCAGCAGCCAGCCAAACAAGTCATATATGGAACAACAGAAATTTTAACTGGAATGGAATTTGTTGAGCAACTCTCACTGTTGGGGCAGAAGATGGGATTGGGCAgttctgctgctgctgctgcttcaGCAACCCATTAA
- the LOC108479709 gene encoding ubiquitin domain-containing protein DSK2a-like, translated as MGGDGDSSESGLGDNGGGEEEGVMVNIRCSNGSKFTVRTKLESTIGSFKVVLAQSCDIPADQQRLIYKGRILKDDQTLQSYGLQADHTVHMVRSFAPSSSAPPPVATTNVGTPNTTPGVTRGVGSNEGAGLGASIFPGLNPLGGNGGSFGLFGSGLPEFEQVQQQLTQNPNMMREIMNTPAIQSLVNNPELMRTLIMSNPQMREIIDRNPELGHILNDPSILRQTLEAARNPELMREMMRNTDRAMSNIESSPEGFNMLRRMYENVQEPFLNATTMAGNNGNTPGSNPFAALLGNQGGSQARDSPSNISVTGSESIQGQTSPNTNPLPNPWNNTVRGVTQTNTTARSNPAGDARTPGIGGLGGPGLPDMPPMLNGMPDASQLTQLLQNPAISQMMQSIMSNPQYMNQIMNLNPQLREMFDLNPQLREMMQNPEVLRQLFSPDTMQQMLSLQQSLMSQLNRQQTSQDSTQTSGTTGAPPTASLDLLMNMFGGLGAGGLSVPNQPDVPPEELYATQLSQLQEMGFYDTQENIRALRATAGNVHAAVERLLGNSGQ; from the exons ATGGGTGGGGATGGCGATTCGAGTGAGTCAGGACTCGGTGACAATGGAGGAGGAGAAGAAGAGGGAGTAATGGTTAATATCCGATGCTCTAATGGTTCAAAATTTACGGTTAGGACCAAACTCGAATCAACCATTGGATCTTTCAAAGTTGTTTTAGCTCAGAGTTGCGATATCCCAGCTGATCAGCAACGATTGATTTATAAAGGCCGAATCTTAAAAGACGACCAAACCCTTCAAAGTTACG GTTTGCAAGCTGATCATACTGTTCATATGGTCCGTAGTTTTGCCCCATCTTCATCAGCCCCTCCTCCTGTTGCTACTACAAATGTTGGAACTCCTAATACTACACCAGGGGTCACTCGTGGTGTTGGTTCTAATGAGGGTGCTGGTCTGGGAGCATCAATTTTCCCTGGACTTAATCCGCTTGGTGGTAACGGAGGTAGTTTTGGTTTGTTTGGATCAGGACTTCCTGAATTTGAACAAGTACAGCAACAACTAACTCAAAATCCCAACATGATGAGGGAAATAATGAATACACCTGCTATTCAAAGTTTGGTGAATAACCCAGAGTTAATGCGCACTTTGATTATGAGCAATCCCCAAATGCGTGAGATTATTGACCGGAATCCAGAGCTTGGGCATATACTTAATGATCCTAGCATTCTGCGACAGACTTTGGAAGCTGCTAGGAATCCTGAACTCATGCGTGAAATGATGCGAAACACTGACAGGGCTATGAGTAATATTGAATCCTCTCCTGAGGGATTTAACATGCTCAGGCGTATGTATGAAAATGTTCAGGAGCCATTTTTGAATGCTACAACTATGGCTGGAAATAATGGAAATACTCCAGGTTCAAACCCATTCGCAGCTCTTTTGGGCAATCAAGGCGGTTCTCAAGCTAGGGATTCACCTAGTAACATTTCTGTAACTGGTTCTGAAAGCATTCAAGGACAAACTTCCCCAAACACAAATCCTCTTCCTAACCCTTGGAACAACACTGTTAGAG GTGTAACCCAGACCAATACTACTGCGAGGTCAAATCCTGCTGGGGATGCTAGGACACCAGGTATTGGTGGTCTGGGAGGTCCCGGGCTTCCAGACATGCCACCCATGTTGAATGGAATGCCAGATGCTTCTCAGTTGACTCAATTGTTGCAAAATCCAGCTATATCACAGATGATGCAGAGCATAATGTCTAATCCCCAATATATGAATCAG ATTATGAACCTCAACCCCCAACTTCGtgaaatgtttgatttgaatCCTCAATTGAGAGAAATGATGCAAAACCCAGAAGTACTTCGTCAGTTGTTTTCCCCTGATACAATGCAG CAAATGCTATCTTTACAGCAGTCTCTTATGTCTCAGCTCAATCGACAGCAAACATCCCA AGATTCAACACAGACAAGTGGTACTACAG GAGCACCCCCTACTGCTAGTCTGGATTTGTTGATGAATATGTTTGGTGGTCTAGGTGCTGGCGGCCTCAGTGTTCCCAACCAACCTGATG TTCCCCCAGAAGAACTGTATGCCACGCAATTATCACAACTGCAAGAAATGGGCTTCTATGATACACAAGAGAATATCAGAGCACTTCGTGCTACTGCGGGAAACGTCCATGCTGCAGTTGAGAGACTCCTGGGAAATTCTGGGCAGTAA
- the LOC108478319 gene encoding isocitrate dehydrogenase [NAD] regulatory subunit 1, mitochondrial-like, whose amino-acid sequence MSASRTSLSLLRNLVPYKTQTRAVTYMPRPGDGSPRPVTLIPGDGIGPLVTNAVEQVMEAMHAPVYFEKYQVHGDMKQIPQEVIDSIRKNKVCLKGGLRTPKGGGVSSLNLHLRRELDLYASLVDCCNLPGLPTRHENVDIVVIRENTEGEYSGLEHEVVPGVVESLKVITKFCSERIAKYAFEYAYLNNRKKVTAVHKANIMKLADGLFLESCREVAARYPTIKYDEIIVDNCCMQLVSKPEQFDVMITPNLYGNLVANTAAGIAGGTGVMPGGNVGAEHAVFEQGASAGNVGKKKMVEQKTANPLALLLSSAMMLRHLQFPAFANRLEEAVKNVILEGKYRTKDLGGDSTTQQVVDAVIAKIG is encoded by the exons ATGTCCGCCTCACGTACATCCCTCTCTCTTCTGAGAAACCTTGTTCCCTACAAAACCCAAACTCGAGCCGTCACCTATATGCCTCGTCCAGGAGACGGATCCCCGAGACCCGTAACCCTAATCCCAGGGGACGGAATCGGTCCATTGGTGACCAACGCGGTGGAACAAGTGATGGAAGCAATGCACGCACCGGTTTACTTCGAGAAGTACCAAGTTCACGGCGACATGAAGCAGATACCGCAGGAAGTCATAGATTCCATAAGGAAGAACAAAGTTTGCCTTAAAGGAGGGTTGAGAACACCCAAGGGGGGTGGAGTTAGCTCGCTGAACCTCCATTTGAGAAGAGAATTGGATTTGTACGCTTCATTGGTGGATTGTTGTAATTTACCAGGATTGCCAACCAGACATGAAAACGTGGATATCGTAGTAATCAGGGAGAACACCGAAGGGGAATACTCGGGTCTCGAACACGAGGTGGTGCCTGGCGTGGTTGAGAGCCTTAAG GTGATAACCAAGTTTTGTTCAGAGCGGATTGCAAAATATGCATTTGAATATGCTTATTTAAACAATCGAAAAAAGGTTACCGCTGTTCATAAGGCCAACATCATGAAACTGGCTGATGGCCTGTTTTTAGAGTCTTGCCGGGAAGTTGCAGCTAGATATCCAACTATCAAGTATGACGAAATCATCGTTGACAACTGTTGCATGCAACTTGTTTCAAAACCAGAACAATTTGATGTGATG ATTACTCCTAATCTTTATGGAAATTTGGTGGCAAATACAGCCGCCGGCATTGCTGGAGGTACTGGTGTCATGCCTGGAG GCAATGTAGGAGCTGAACATGCTGTATTTGAGCAAGGTGCTTCGGCAGGGAATGTGGGAAAAAAAAAGATGGTGGAGCAAAAAACGGCAAATCCATTGGCTTTGCTTCTGTCTTCTGCCATGATGTTGAGGCACCTCCAGTTTCCAGCATTTGCTAATCGACTTGAGGAAGCGGTGAAAAATGTAATCTTAGAGGGAAAGTACAGGACTAAAGACCTTGGTGGAGATAGCACCACACAACAAGTTGTTGATGCTGTCATTGCTAAGATTGGGTGA